Proteins from one Gossypium raimondii isolate GPD5lz chromosome 8, ASM2569854v1, whole genome shotgun sequence genomic window:
- the LOC105792005 gene encoding light-harvesting complex-like protein 3 isotype 2, chloroplastic gives MSISMALFSPPCPTSFSVNPNFTHKPTLFLPLKKPFLSLSTPKSLPDNGAGVSASVPAVEDPKPSQNDPVLEKAVEGSSGPNGAATSTEIEVLSKFEDPRWIGGTWDLKQFQKNGTTDWDAVIDAEVRRRKWLQDNPETTSNDDPVVFDTAIIPWWAWMKRFHLPEAELLNGRAAMIGFFMAYLVDSLTGVGLVDQMGNFFCKTLLFVAVAGVLLIRKNEDLDNIKKLIEETTFYDKQWQATWQDDNSSNSN, from the exons ATGTCAATATCCATGGCCTTGTTTTCTCCTCCTTGTCCTACCTCCTTCTCTGTCAACCCCAATTTCACCCACAAACCCACTCTTTTTCTCCCTCTTAAGAAACCCTTTCTTTCGCTTTCCACTCCTAAGTCTTTACCAGACAATGGAGCTGGAGTTTCAGCTTCTGTTCCTGCCGTTGAAGACCCAAAACCCAGTCAGAATGACCCCGTCCTCGAAAAGGCCGTGGAGGGATCTTCTGGGCCTAACGGGGCGGCTACCAGCACTGAAATTGAGGTTTTGAGCAAGTTTGAGGATCCTAGGTGGATTGGAGGAACTTGGGACTTGAAACAGTTTCAGAAAAATGGCACCACTGACTGGGATGCTGTTATTGATGCTg AGGTCAGGAGGAGAAAATGGCTCCAGGATAATCCAGAAACTACCAGTAATGACGACCCTGTAGTGTTTGACACTGCCATCATACCTTGGTGGGCATGGATGAAGAGATTCCATCTACCTGAAGCTGAATTGCTTAATG GCCGTGCAGCAATGATTGGGTTCTTCATGGCATATCTGGTTGATAGCTTGACTGGAGTAGGATTGGTTGACCAAATGGGCAACTTCTTTTGCAAGACCCTATTGTTTGTAGCTGTTGCGGGAGTGCTTTTAATCAGGAAGAATGAAGACTTAGATAACATCAAGAAGCTTATTGAAGAGACAACCTTTTATGACAAGCAATGGCAAGCAACTTGGCAGGATGACAATAGTTCCAACAGTAACTAG
- the LOC105792004 gene encoding expansin-like B1, protein MGFSLKLPYCCLVSIMMLLPALCYSDKFDKSTATYYSRPDGLGTPSGACGFGEYGRNISDGNVAGVYRLYNNGIGCGACYQVRCTTSPQICTDKGVNIVVTDYGQGDNTDFILSHHAFEAMAQPGTADRLFAYGVVDVEYQRVPCQYVGHKIQVKVHENSRNPDYLAIIMLYQTGKSDILSVDFGQQGKWVEMRRSFGAVFDMSNPPLGAISLRFNVQDSAGSKWAVEAPNVIPPNWKAGVAYDTNIQL, encoded by the exons ATGGGGTTCTCACTCAAACTTCCGTATTGCTGTCTAGTGTCTATCATGATGCTATTACCTGCACTGTGTTACTCCGACAAATTCGACAAGTCAACAGCAACTTACTATAGCCGTCCTGACGGCTTAGGCACTCCAA GTGGGGCTTGCGGGTTTGGAGAATATGGAAGGAATATCTCTGATGGTAATGTTGCTGGGGTTTACAGGCTCTACAACAATGGAATTGGCTGTGGTGCTTGCTATCAG GTTAGGTGCACAACAAGCCCTCAAATCTGTACTGATAAAGGGGTGAACATAGTGGTGACTGACTATGGCCAAGGCGACAACACCGATTTCATCCTCAGTCACCACGCATTTGAAGCGATGGCACAACCAGGCACCGCGGATCGTCTGTTTGCTTACGGAGTTGTTGATGTGGAATACCAAAGAGTTCCCTGTCAATACGTTGGTCATAAGATCCAGGTTAAGGTTCATGAAAATAGCAGAAACCCAGATTACTTGGCCATTATAATGCTGTACCAAACTGGTAAAAGTGATATACTATCCGTAGATTTTGGGCAGCAG GGAAAATGGGTAGAAATGAGAAGGTCGTTTGGGGCAGTTTTCGACATGTCAAATCCACCATTGGGAGCCATCAGTTTGAGGTTCAATGTGCAGGACAGCGCCGGCAGCAAATGGGCGGTGGAGGCACCGAATGTTATTCCTCCTAATTGGAAAGCTGGAGTCGCTTATGATACCAATATTCAGCTTTAG
- the LOC105792003 gene encoding expansin-like B1: MGFSLKLQYYCLVCVMVLLPALCYSKDYFVKSRATYYGSSDGLGTTSGACGFGEYGRNISSGNVAGVYRLYKNGVGCGACYQVRCTTNPQICTKKGVNVVVTDYGQGDNTDFILSHHAYEAMARPGTADRLLAYGVVDVEYQRVPCQYVGHKIQVKVHEYSRKPDYLAIIMLYQAGKSDILSVDIWQQGKWVEMRRSFGAVFDMPNPPLGAISLRFKVQDNAGIKWPKAVIPRNWKAGVAYDTDIQLQ, encoded by the exons ATGGGGTTCTCGCTCAAACTTCAGTATTACTGTCTTGTGTGTGTCATGGTGCTATTACCTGCACTGTGTTACTCAAAGGACTATTTCGTGAAGTCCAGAGCAACTTACTATGGCAGTTCCGACGGCTTAGGCACTACAA GTGGAGCTTGCGGGTTTGGAGAATACGGAAGAAATATCTCTAGTGGCAATGTCGCTGGGGTTTATAGGCTCTACAAGAATGGAGTTGGCTGTGGTGCTTGCTATCAG GTTAGGTGCACAACAAACCCTCAAATCTGTACTAAGAAAGGGGTGAACGTAGTGGTGACTGACTATGGCCAAGGCGACAACACCGATTTCATCCTCAGCCACCACGCATATGAAGCGATGGCACGACCAGGCACCGCGGATCGTCTGCTTGCTTACGGAGTTGTTGACGTGGAATACCAAAGAGTTCCCTGCCAATACGTTGGTCATAAGATCCAGGTTAAGGTTCATGAATATAGCAGAAAACCAGATTACTTGGCCATTATAATGTTGTACCAAGCTGGTAAAAGTGATATACTATCCGTTGATATTTGGCAGCAG GGAAAATGGGTAGAAATGAGAAGGTCATTTGGGGCAGTTTTCGACATGCCAAATCCACCATTGGGAGCCATCAGTTTGAGGTTCAAAGTGCAGGACAACGCCGGCATCAAATGGCCAAAGGCTGTTATTCCTCGTAATTGGAAAGCTGGAGTTGCTTATGATACCGATATTCAGCTTCAGTAA
- the LOC105792006 gene encoding uncharacterized protein LOC105792006, with product MSASDDFSNSNSLLVNNSMPTKTATFYEQKAVFVTVYVEKPRRRASLKHSPSLHQIINQELIQHNHGGAGKGYNRRAELLHYSRRLRESAQSSASRALQSKPVSSIDQQQPHSKKIRAVQRKATYSRTPACFDKWGILVPSVFRSLKNLLQSKKTENKRKDGSTSNNKIKAVMKSLQSQMQKKWRCFSKPNSRLHKNQHR from the exons ATGTCAGCTTCCGATGATTTCTCCAACTCAAATTCTCTCCTTGTCAACAACAGCATGCCAACCAAAACG GCAACATTCTATGAACAAAAGGCCGTGTTCGTAACTGTTTATGTAGAGAAACCCAGGAGGAGGGCATCGTTGAAGCACAGCCCTTCTCTTCACCAGATCATCAATCAAGAGCTGATTCAACATAATCATGGTGGAGCTGGCAAAGGGTACAATAGAAGAGCTGAGCTTCTTCACTACTCTCGGCGCCTAAGGGAGTCTGCTCAATCATCCGCATCCAGAGCTTTACAGTCAAAGCCTGTTTCTTCCATTGATCAGCAGCAGCCACATTCAAAAAAA ATTAGGGCTGTCCAAAGAAAGGCAACATATTCCAGGACTCCAGCTTGTTTTGACAAATGGGGAATACTGGTCCCAAGTGTTTTTAGATCATTGAAGAACCTCCTCCAATCCAAGAAAACTGAGAACAAAAGGAAAGATGGATCCACAAGCAATAATAAGATCAAAGCTGTAATGAAAAGCCTACAG AGTCAGATGCAAAAGAAATGGAGGTGTTTTTCAAAACCAAACTCCAGGTTGCATAAGAATCAGCATCGGTAA
- the LOC105792010 gene encoding chromatin structure-remodeling complex protein SYD-like: MVLEATMICIDNSEWMRNDDYSLSRFEAQARAHRLGQKKDVLVLRFETVQIVEEQVRASAEHKLAVANQSITVGFFDNNTSAEDRREYLGSLLWECKKEEVAPVWDDDAVYWRNSMHLLLLICLCFFLLKNQ, encoded by the exons ATGGTTCTCGAG GCTACTATGATATGCATTGATAACTCAGAATGGATGCGAAACGACGATTATTCTCTGTCTCGATTTGAAGCACAAGCAAGAGCTCATAGGCTAGGCCAGAAGAAGGATGTACTTGTTTTACGTTTTGAAACA GTTCAAATTGTTGAAGAACAAGTCAGGGCTTCTGCTGAACACAAATTGGCAGTTGCTAATCAGAGTATCACTGTCGGTTTCTTCGATAATAATACAAG TGCTGAAGATCGTAGGGAGTATTTAGGGTCCCTCTTGTGGGAGTGTAAGAAAGAGGAAGTTGCTCCCGTGTGGGATGATGATGCAGTTTACTGGAGAAATTCAATGCATTTACTTTTATTGAtctgtttatgtttttttttgttgaaaaaccAATGA
- the LOC105792002 gene encoding expansin-like B1 translates to MGFSLKLQYCLVSVMVLLPAVCYSQDYFVKSRATYYGSPDCLGTPSGACGFGEYGRSVNDANVAGVSRLYKNGTGCGACYQVRCTNPQICADNGVNIVVTDYGEGDNTDFILSPRAYARMAQPDTGAHLFAYGVVDVEYQRIPCQYSGYKTQVKVHEHSKYPNYLAIVVLYQAGKSEILSVDIWQEDCKEWIGMRRAYGAVFDMANPPSGDISLRFQVRGSAGLTWVQAPNVIPKYWKAGVAYETDIQLY, encoded by the exons ATGGGGTTCTCACTGAAACTTCAGTATTGCCTAGTGTCTGTCATGGTGCTATTACCTGCAGTGTGTTACTCTCAGGACTATTTCGTCAAGTCCAGAGCAACTTACTATGGCAGTCCTGACTGCTTAGGCACTCCAA GTGGAGCTTGCGGATTTGGAGAATATGGAAGAAGTgtcaatgatgccaatgtcgCCGGGGTTTCCAGGCTCTACAAGAATGGAACTGGCTGCGGTGCTTGTTATCAG GTTAGGTGCACTAACCCTCAAATATGTGCTGATAATGGGGTGAACATAGTGGTGACCGACTATGGCGAAGGCGACAACACCGATTTCATCCTTAGTCCCCGCGCATATGCAAGGATGGCGCAACCAGACACCGGGGCACATCTGTTTGCTTACGGCGTTGTTGATGTAGAGTACCAAAGAATCCCCTGCCAATACAGTGGTTACAAGACCCAGGTTAAGGTTCATGAACATAGCAAATACCCAAATTACTTGGCCATTGTAGTGTTATACCAAGCTGGTAAAAGTGAAATCCTATCCGTCGATATTTGGCAG GAGGATTGTAAAGAATGGATAGGAATGAGGAGGGCATATGGGGCCGTTTTCGACATGGCAAATCCGCCATCAGGAGACATCAGTTTGAGGTTCCAAGTGCGGGGCAGCGCCGGATTGACATGGGTGCAGGCACCGAATGTCATTCCTAAGTACTGGAAAGCTGGAGTTGCTTATGAAACGGACATTCAGCTTTATTAA
- the LOC105792001 gene encoding ankyrin repeat-containing protein BDA1, whose amino-acid sequence MDIHMRNAASKGDVEMLYKIIDRNPNVLDNIDKHPVVETPLHVAASEGHTSFAIEIMRLKPCFSQKLDGRGMSPMHLALENNRISTVLRLLETENGEDLVRNKGKDGITPLLHVVNQGDLRLLDKFLSACPTSIVDITNQGETALHIAVKTRKIEVLDYLLEYLQRSWKREALNQEERVLNWKDENGYTVLHTAVELNQLQMVNSLLKTNINVNAENLKDLTVLDMVNKSEPVNTEMKGLLIQARALEFHSIQIKGTTDSMNQPSTKSKVSCFGNVIGLLKGQKASISTESRDALLVAGALIATTTFQAILSPPGGLGQGENNEGKVVMKAWVYMIFIILNGTSFCVTVITIFLLLPHGFFGWLLTVSLGLLSAGYLFSSMVISPNLECALFNLGLFILFVALLVVGILLSSKRQRFISIRKFCKCSK is encoded by the exons ATGGATATACATATGAGGAATGCTGCTTCGAAAGGAGATGTTGAGATGTTATATAAAATCATAGATAGAaatcctaatgtattggataaTATTGACAAACATCCCGTTGTTGAAACTCCTTTGCACGTTGCTGCAAGTGAGGGACATACCAGTTTTGCTATAGAGATCATGAGGCTGAAGCCATGTTTCTCCCAGAAGCTAGATGGCAGAGGGATGAGCCCCATGCACCTTGCCTTGGAAAACAACCGGATCTCGACTGTGCTTCGTCTCCTGGAGACGGAGAATGGGGAAGACCTCGTCCGCAACAAAGGCAAAGACGGTATTACTCCTTTGCTTCATGTGGTGAACCAGGGAGATCTCCGTCTCTTGGATAAATTTCTCTCGGCTTGCCCCACTTCCATCGTTGATATCACCAACCAGGGTGAAACTGCATTGCACATCGctgtgaaaacccgcaaaatcgaagttttagattatttattagAATATCTTCAAAGGTCTTGGAAAAGAGAGGCCCTGAACCAGGAGGAAAGAGTCCTCAACTGGAAGGACGAAAATGGTTACACCGTATTGCATACTGCAGTGGAATTGAATCAATTACAG ATGGTGAACTCGTTACTAAAGACTAACATCAATGTGAATGCGGAAAACCTGAAAGATTTAACAGTTCTGGACATGGTTAACAAATCAGAACCAGTTAATACAGAGATGAAAGGCCTCTTGATTCAAGCAAGAGCTCTAGAATTTCACTCGATTCAGATCAAGGGTACTACAGATTCCATGAATCAACCAAGTACCAAATCAAAGGTTAGCTGTTTTGGAAACGTGATAGGATTATTGAAAGGGCAGAAAGCAAGTATCTCAACGGAATCAAGGGATGCATTGCTTGTGGCGGGTGCACTGATAGCGACAACCACATTCCAAGCGATTCTGAGCCCGCCAGGAGGGCTTGGTCAGGGTGAGAACAATGAAGGGAAGGTGGTGATGAAAGCTTGGGTATACATGATATTCATAATCTTGAATGGTACTTCGTTTTGTGTGACAGTCATAACCATATTTCTTCTTCTCCCACACGGCTTCTTTGGTTGGCTATTGACGGTATCCTTAGGTCTGCTGTCTGCTGGTTACCTGTTCAGCTCAATGGTCATATCGCCAAACCTGGAATGTGCTTTGTTTAATTTGGGTTTATTCATACTGTTTGTAGCGTTACTAGTTGTGGGTATTCTGCTTTCATCAAAGCGTCAACGGTTCATCTCCATCAGAAAATTCTGCAAATGCAGCAAGTAG